A single window of Carassius auratus strain Wakin chromosome 9, ASM336829v1, whole genome shotgun sequence DNA harbors:
- the LOC113108295 gene encoding lactase-phlorizin hydrolase-like, with protein sequence MMKVLEGFLSLGLLAVFWSSSNAEQQDFMSLAGPLTTSQTSPSNEDHVFNCGGPLPQQSRAYFLYLQSRGVTHFKVPLSWSLILPSGDPNQPHEDTVKCYKTLVQQLTESGIKPLLVLHRSAVPEPFRARFGGWENPLLVQMFEQYAGFVFSTFKDLVDTIITFSHLHELHDVQLQNAVKSHANVYNVYHQMFKALHLSVGIRASDIYSIYQMGSQIMAHVDFISLHMQYNCKLETPFTEELKKLHIGSGQKPILMYQLTVEDCDGYENDFQPLHTILRVLQNKDLHIMGCDITHLFEKLDREETLKSSQMENSKTVSHQKSASAFSYQKVWEKFRSQTAAERDQFLSGSFPVDFDWSVSSESFKVEGGWTEHGKGETIWDRFSHEGHVFGNQTTDLACDSYHKVDYDVYLLRGMMVPNYQFSISWARIFSTGRKESLIEKGVAYYDKMIDTLLQSGIEPTVTLHHWDLPQALQDSGGWENDSIVEAFKEFSDFCFSHYGDRVKTWITFGSPWVVSNLGYGTGEHPPRVKDPIIASYKVTHNILKSHAEAWHIYNDNYRKLQGGKVGIALNSDWAEPSDPSSDQDVAAAERYLNFMLGWFAHPIFVDGDYPTVLKEQIAKKKDLCGKDLAILPVFTEAETQRIQGTADFFGLNHHTSRLISESLNSCDAGQNNVGDFQTHIDPTWPPTASDQIQSVPWGLRRLLNYISLEYTSITKVPIYITGNGMPTEYDGDVFGDTERVDYLKAYINEAMKAVLLDEIDVQRFTVQSLMDGFEGPQGYSQRFGLHYVYFEGADRPRTPKASAYYYSKVIEQNGFAETVANAKMEIYGNKIEITKLPSLPPSEVPSKSKVVWETFSPQTKFERQLYHYGTFPDGFHWGVSSSAYQVEGGWNADGKGPSVWDTFTVKPGNIPENENGDVACDSYNKIDADLYMLRALKVKTYRFSLSWSRIFPNGYKSSLNQKGVDYYNRLINGLIANNIAPMVTLYHWDLPQALQDISGWDNPEMINIFNEYCDFCYATFGDRVKFWITFNEPQTIAWSGYGLGQIPPNVKQPGDAPYRVAHNLLKAHAQAYHTYDEKYRASQGGLVSISLNAEWAEPLDIHVPREVVAADRALQFQLGWFAHPIFKNGDYPEAMKWQVGNKSELQGLTESRLPSFTDEDKAFIQGTADVFCINTYTTKVVRHVTSRLNIESYETDQDVEKDNADGSINTAVNEQKAVAWGLRRLLSWLKEEYGDPEIYITENGVATGTDITVDDTDRIFFLKTYIDEALKAHNLDGVRVKGYIASSLMDSFEWLKGYTVGYGLHYVNFKVSSRPRTPKLSAHIYFDIMKNNGFPLTEEVEMLYGHFPEGFMWSTASASYQIEGAWRADGKGLSIWDKFAHTPEKIAQDDNGDIACDSYNKIPEDINSLKTLGVRHYRFSISWPRIMPDGTNRKINEAGLNYYHRLLDALLEANITPQVTLYHWDLPQALQDVGGWEKETIVERFRDYADVVFNSLGDKVKFWITINEPFIVALHGYGHGIFAPGINSNPGTAPYIAGHNLLKAHAEVWHLYNDKYRAKQGGIIGITINSDWAEPRNPYKQEDVDAAMRVVQFMLGWFAHPVFNGDYSDLMKNTIRERSLAAGRPQSRLPEFTPAEVARIKGTHDYFGLNHYTTVLAFYVDFQNQEHYDADRGAVVISDRTWLESGSDWLKVCPMGFRKILKFIKDEYGNPPVFVTENGVSERGPENLNDVLRIHFYDNYINQALKAYLLDGVDMRGYAAWSLMDNLEWTMGYDERFGLFYVNRSDPSLPRIPKKSVSHYATIVRCNGFISPGESPHECQIHEPEGTTPPSPPGEEPVVSFLGLEVSSSGAQLGLNVLFSLTVIAAVAVVLMAYGLVKKSKKQTRPVEEHIDLENKCKF encoded by the exons ATGATGAAGGTCCTAGAGGGATTTCTTTCTCTAGGTTTGTTGGCTGTTTTTTGGAGCTCCAGTAATGCAGAGCAACAGGACTTCATGTCACTTGCTGGCCCCCTGACAACCAGCCAGACTTCACCTTCAAATGAAGATCATGTGTTTAACTGTGGAGGTCCACTGCCTCAACAATCCAGAGCCTACTTCCTGTACCTTCAGAGCAGAGGAGTGACCCACTTTAAAGTTCCCCTGTCCTGGTCTCTCATCCTTCCCTCAGGTGATCCCAACCAGCCGCATGAAGACACTGTGAAGTGCTACAAGACGCTCGTGCAGCAGCTGACTGAATCTGGCATCAAACCTCTGCTGGTTCTCCATCGTTCGGCTGTACCAGAACCCTTCAGAGCCAGGTTTGGAGGCTGGGAGAATCCTTTATTGGTGCAGATGTTTGAGCAGTATGCAGGATTTGTGTTCAGCACATTTAAAGATCTTGTGGACACAATCATCACATTCAGTCACCTGCATGAGCTACATGACGTGCAACTGCAAAATGCTGTCAAGTCCCATGCAAATGTTTACAATGTCTATCATCAAATGTTCAAAG caCTTCATTTGTCTGTTGGGATCAGAGCAAGTGATATTTACTCCATTTATCAAATGGGGTCACAAATCATG GCACATGTGGATTTCATATCTCTCCATATGCAATACAACTGCAAATTGGAGACACCTTTTACAGAGGAACTGAAGAAGTTACAC ATTGGCAGTGGTCAAAAGCCCATCCTTATGTATCAGCTGACAGTCGAAGACTGTGATGGATATGAAAATGATTTCCAGCCACTTCACACAATTCTCAGAG TTTTACAGAACAAAGATCTTCACATCATGGGCTGTGACATCACACACCTTTTTGAGAAGCTAGATCGAGAAGAAACACTCAAAAG TTCGCAGATGGAAAATTCTAAGACAGTCTCGCATCAGAAATCAGCTTCTGCATTCTCATACCAAAAGGTCTGGGAGAAATTCAGGAGTCAAACTGCAGCTGAGCGTGATCAGTTCTTGAGTGGTTCGTTCCCTGTTGATTTTGACTGGTCTGTGTCCAGTGAAAGTTTCAAAGTGGAGGGTGGATGGACTGAACATGGGAAGGGCGAGACAATATGGGACCGATTTAGTCATGAGGGTCATGTCTTTGGAAACCAGACCACTGATTTGGCCTGTGATAGTTATCACAAGGTGGACTATGATGTGTATCTGCTTAGGGGCATGATGGTACCTAATTATCAGTTCTCAATTTCCTGGGCTCGCATTTTCTCCACCGGACGCAAAGAAAGTTTGATTGAAAAAGGTGTTGCTTATTATGATAAGATGATTGATACACTCCTTCAATCTGGCATCGAGCCCACTGTTACCCTGCATCACTGGGACCTTCCCCAAGCTCTGCAGGACTCAGGCGGCTGGGAAAATGACTCTATTGTGGAAGCTTTCAAAGAATTTTCTGATTTCTGCTTCTCACATTATGGAGACAGAGTCAAGACATGGATCACCTTTGGCAGCCCATGGGTAGTGAGCAACTTGGGGTATGGAACAGGGGAACATCCCCCGAGAGTGAAAGACCCAATAATCGCATCTTACAAG gtGACACACAATATTCTAAAATCTCATGCTGAAGCCTGGcatatttataatgataattacaGAAAACTGCAGGGTGGAAAAGTTGGCATTGCTCTTAACTCCGATTGGGCAGAGCCAAGTGATCCCTCAAGTGATCAGGATGTAGCAGCAGCCGAGCGTTATCTAAACTTCATGCTGGGCTGGTTTGCTCATCCTATATTTGTAGATGGAGACTATCCAACTGTGTTAAAAGAACAAATTGCGAAAAAGAAAGATTTATGTGGTAAAGACCTGGCAATACTCCCTGTTTTTACTGAGGCTGAGACACAAAGAATTCAAGGCACAGCTGATTTCTTTGGACTGAATCACCACACTTCCCGGCTGATTAGTGAGAGCTTGAATAGTTGTGATGCTGGACAGAATAATGTCGGGGACTTCCAGACTCATATTGATCCAACATGGCCCCCCACAGCTTCtgaccagatccagtctgttccGTGGGGCCTTCGAAGATTATTGAACTACATCTCTTTAGAGTACACGTCCATCACAAAAGTGCCCATCTACATCACAGGAAATGGAATGCCAACTGAATACGATGGTGACGTGTTCGGTGACACTGAGCGTGTCGACTATCTCAAAGCCTACATTAATGAGGCAATGAAAG CTGTGCTTTTAGATGAAATTGACGTCCAGAGGTTTACAGTCCAGTCTCTAATGGATGGATTTGAGGGTCCTCAAGGCTACAGTCAACGATTTGGATTGCACTATGTTTACTTTGAAGGTGCTGACAGACCGAGAACCCCCAAAGCATCAGCATATTACTACTCAAAAGTGATTGAACAAAATGGATTTGCTGAGACTGTGGCAAACGCTAAAATGGAAATATATGGTAATAAAATTGAGATCACAAAACTCCCTAGTCTGCCACCATCTGAAGTTCCTTCAAAATCCAAAGTTGTCTGGGAAACGTTTTCCCCTCAGACCAAGTTTGAGAGACAGCTTTATCACTATGGAACATTTCCAGATGGATTCCACTGGGGTGTCTCATCTTCAGCATATCAGGTAGAAGGTGGCTGGAATGCAGATGGAAAAGGACCAAGTGTTTGGGATACTTTCACTGTAAAGCCTGGTAATATCCCAGAAAATGAAAATGGGGATGTTGCATGTGACAGTTATAATAAAATAGATGCAGATCTATACATGTTGAGAGCCCTAAAAGTAAAGACTTACAGATTCTCCTTGTCATGGTCTCGAATTTTTCCCAACGGCTATAAATCTTCTCTTAACCAGAAGGGAGTGGACTATTACAACAGGCTCATAAATGGTCTCATAGCAAACAATATCGCACCCATGGTGACTCTCTACCACTGGGACCTGCCACAAGCTTTGCAGGACATCAGCGGTTGGGACAACCCTGAAATGATTAACATATTCAATGAATACTGTGACTTTTGCTATGCAACATTTGGAGACAGGGTGAAGTTTTGGATCACATTTAATGAACCTCAGACAATTGCATGGTCCGGATATGGACTGGGTCAGATTCCACCAAATGTGAAACAACCCGGAGACGCACCATATAGGGTTGCACACAACCTCCTGAAAGCTCATGCACAAGCTTATCATACATATGATGAGAAATACAGGGCATCTCAAGGAGGTCTGGTATCCATTAGTCTGAATGCTGAATGGGCAGAACCCCTAGACATCCATGTTCCTCGAGAGGTGGTGGCTGCTGATCGAGCCCTTCAGTTCCAGCTAGGCTGGTTTGCACATCCCATCTTTAAAAATGGTGACTACCCTGAAGCCATGAAGTGGCAGGTTGGAAACAAGAGTGAACTTCAAGGCTTGACAGAATCCAGATTGCCTTCTTTTACTGATGAAGACAAAGCCTTTATCCAAGGAACAGCTGATGTATTCTGCATTAATACATACACTACCAAAGTCGTGCGTCATGTGACCAGCAGACTCAATATTGAGTCTTATGAAACTGATCAGGATGTTGAAAAGGACAATGCAGATGGCTCTATTAATACAGCCGTTAATGAGCAGAAGGCTGTTGCTTGGGGACTCAGGAGACTTCTTAGCTGGTTAAAGGAAGAGTATGGAGACCCTGAGATTTATATTACAGAAAATGGTGTGGCTACAGGCACTGACATAACAGTTGATGACACTGATCGAATATTCTTCCTGAAGACCTATATTGATGAGGCTCTTAAAG CACACAATCTGGATGGAGTACGTGTCAAGGGTTACATTGCTTCCTCTCTAATGGACTCCTTCGAGTGGCTGAAAGGCTACACTGTTGGCTATGGACTTCACTATGTGAACTTTAAAGTTTCAAGTCGGCCAAGAACTCCAAAGCTCTCTGCTCATATCTACTttgatataatgaaaaataatggctTTCCACTGACAGAGGAAGTAGAAATGTTATATGGACATTTCCCAGAGGGATTTATGTGGAGCACAGCAAGCGCTTCATATCAG ATAGAGGGCGCCTGGAGAGCCGATGGAAAAGGTCTCAGCATTTGGGACAAATTTGCTCACACTCCAGAAAAGATAGCGCAGGATGACAACGGTGACATTGCCTGTGACAGCTACAACAAAATCCCTGAGGATATCAATAGTCTCAAAACACTTGGGGTCAGACACTACCGGTTTTCTATTTCATGGCCCAGAATCATGCCAGATGGAACAAACAGGAAAATTAATGAAGCTGGACTCAACTACTATCATAGACTGCTAGATGCTCTGTTGGAAGCCAATATCACGCCACAg GTGACTTTGTACCACTGGGATCTCCCACAAGCACTTCAGGATGTTGGTGGCTGGGAGAAAGAGACCATTGTCGAGAGGTTCAGAGACTACGCTGATGTTGTATTCAACAGTCTGGGAGACAAAGTAAAGTTCTGGATCACTATAAATGAACCCTTCATTGTTGCACTGCATGGGTATGGCCATGGAATTTTTGCACCAG GTATAAATTCTAATCCCGGCACTGCACCATATATTGCGGGACACAACCTTCTCAAGGCTCATGCTGAGGTCTGGCATTTGTATAATGACAAGTATCGTGCAAAACAGGGTGGCATTATTGGCATCACGATAAACTCTGACTGGGCTGAACCAAGAAACCCCTATAAACAGGAAGACGTGGATGCTGCCATGCGTGTAGTCCAG TTCATGTTGGGTTGGTTTGCTCATCCCGTGTTCAATGGAGATTACAGCGATTTAATGAAGAACACTATTCGAGAGAGAAGTTTAGCGGCTGGCCGACCACAATCAAG GCTTCCAGAATTTACCCCGGCAGAAGTAGCGAGGATTAAGGGAACTCATGACTATTTTGGATTAAACCACTACACCACTGTCTTAGCCTTTTACGTTGACTTTCAGAACCAAGAGCATTATGATGCAGACAG GGGTGCAGTTGTTATTAGTGATCGTACATGGCTGGAATCTGGATCTGACTGGTTGAAAGTTTGTCCCATGGGATTCAGAAAAATCCTGAAATTCATTAAGGATGAATATGGGAACCCTCCTGTTTTTGTTACAGAGAATGGAGTATCAGAAAGAGGGCCAGAAAATCTGAATGATGTCCTCCGAATCCACTTCTATGATAACTACATCAATCAGGCCCTGAAAG CGTATTTGCTGGATGGTGTGGACATGCGCGGTTATGCTGCCTGGTCACTAATGGACAATCTGGAATGGACAATGGGTTATGATGAAAGATTTGGTCTTTTCTATGTAAATCGATCAGATCCTTCTTTACCACGTATTCCTAAGAAATCTGTCTCGCACTATGCTACAATAGTCCGCTGCAATGGCTTCATAAGCCCAGGAGAAAGTCCACATGAATGTCAGATCCATGAACCTGAAG GTACTACTCCTCCATCTCCTCCTGGTGAGGAACCAGTGGTCAGTTTCTTAGGTTTGGAAGTGTCAAGTTCTGGTGCTCAACTGGGTCTCAATGTCCTCTTCAGTCTCACTGTTATTGCAGCAGTCGCTGTTGTCCTCATGGCGTATGGACTTGTCAAGAAATCCAAGAAACAAACACGTCCTGTAGAGGAACACATTGACCTTGAGAACAAATGCAAGTTCTAA